Below is a window of Entelurus aequoreus isolate RoL-2023_Sb linkage group LG07, RoL_Eaeq_v1.1, whole genome shotgun sequence DNA.
acccgtccaacgctacattattatgtgactgggcacactgtttatatggaggaaaagcggacgcctggacagcatgcggctgttaaggggtgaaggtttcagccaggtgagagaggacgctaaaggcagtgcgtttaaggcacacccccaatattgttgtccgggtggaattcgggagaatggttgccccgggaggttttcgggaggggcactgaaattcgtgagtctcccgggaaaatcgggagggttggcaaatatggaAATTATATGTCCCAGAGGCTGTGATTGATAAAATAAATGTACCGTGTGCGTGTAGGTCTGCAGTTCCGCCTGGATGAGAGGACGGCTCACAGCAGTTTGGACATCTTCAAGAAAGACACTGGCGTCATCTACCGCATGCTGGGCCTGGACCCCAGCCACGTGCAAACCAACCCTGAACGTTTCCGAGACTGGGCAGTCGTGTTCGGCGACGGGAAAATCAGCAGCGGGCGCCACTACTGGGAGGTGACGGTCAAAAAATCTCAGGAGTTTCGCGTAGGCGTGGCCGAAGAGCTCATGTCCCGTGACGACTGCGTGGGCACGAGCAGCTCCTCGTGGGTGTTCGGCTACGCCCAGCGCAAGTGGTTCACAATGACCAACAATAAGATTGTTCCAGTGTCCCTGGTAGGCAAGCCCGACCGTGTGGGCATTCTGCTGGACTTTGAGGCGGGGCTTCTGGGGCTGGTGGACCCTGAGAGACCCAGGATCATTCACGCAATGAGTAGTCAATTTAAGACGCCGCTCTGCCCAGCTTTTGGACTTTGGGATGGGGAGCTGATCACACACTCAGGCATGGATGAGCCTCAGGGCCTTAAGCGATAGCTTCAGTGCAACTGTCCTAAAGAGCAATAATGTATAAATTCCCCATTCATGGCTTTGAAACCGCTCCGATCTTCTGCATggtcattattatatatattgtatactcgAGACTTTATGAGTAAAATGTATTCACGTCTATATATTAACGAGAGAACAAGATCGCCAAGTTCATTTTTGGTGCTACCCTTGCAATATTGTCAATACTATATATTGTTTATTAAAATGGCATCACTAAAACTGGCTAAACATTTTATTCTTTTATGACTCTGGTAaccaaaaatgtaagaaaatatttttgtggtatcttttaatgtgggcatgtgtttggggtcaacattccctctaaggtgcgcaattgcgcactgctcacgcgtcctctgcgcacagcaaatctatgccgtgcaaaaaatcaaatcccactctaaacaaaataaacaaatcgtttgttttgtatgattttgcaatgcaactgtgagtaacaGATGATGAaaggcggccacaacagataatacaatgtttgtcaacacttaaattattgtaacgtctgtgtagacacttaaaggaggacaggaattccatcggtcccttttatttagcgaaattgtttgttggccagggcagcacggtggcagaggggttagtgcgtctgcctcacaatacgaaggtcctgagtagtcgtgagttcaatcccgtcctcgggatctttctgtgtggagtttgcatgttctccccgtgactgcgtgggttccctccgggtactccggcttcctcccacctccaaagacatgcacctggggataggttgattggcaacactaaattggccctagtgtgtgaatgtgagtgtgaatgttgtctgtctatctgtgttggccctgcgatgaggtggcgacttgtccagggtgtaccccgccttctgcccgattgtagctgagataggctgcagcgcccccgcgaccccgaagggaataagcggtagaaaatggatggatgggtttgtcggccataaccacaccaaaacaaagTGTAATATACTTTTATCTAGCTAAACTGGTCGTTGTCTAccgtacaaaccaagccaaaagcaactctttgtcatctgttttatcaacagcagccgcttgctctctctctcacctgcaccaacacatacactatggcaattagccactggtgcgtttatggccacacaaaaagttggacaactccaacactacacgtAAAGTGTAAATTTCAGGTCGTTTTACcatgactcctcaatcagtgtgcttattctactgtcatttgttaagaatgttattttttggatattaatcataaaatgatgttacaggactacataattgctaataaaaatatttattttacggacagaaagttattaaacacttcatctcatgcaacaagtgaatgttttaaggggaactaaatgtgatctctgaaaagggtacacaatctttccaaagcaggacccccacccaggcataaaatactatagtgcatagctgattaaaaaaaacaatatctaagtgggccaaatcacatatAATAGAAAATAATCTGTTGAAATCGACTAGTCACTTGATTATAATAATGAGACATTTAAatgatgtcaggtttgagacgaatgtgctgctggtatggccacagtgtgcatgtctgtattccactgaatgctcagggagtttgtgcgtttgctcacacacatgaaaaattagagggaacattgctcgtAGGGCTTTCTTTTCTgtagaatatatatttattttttttaccagctAAGATGTAAAGAAGAGGATATAAAAGATACACACATGTCAAAAAGGTTCTTGGAGATGGTTTACAAGGAAACATCACAAAAATGTCATGACCATGATGGCCCTTTAGTTTAGAAGAGACAGATATGTTTAACTACTGTATTTCTGCTTCTGGCCCTAGTTTAActcatttatttatgattttcacTAGGAATGCACTGAAATGAAAACTATTGATCGAAGCCGAAAATTAGGAAACCATTGCCAAAAACTGAAATGATAatgccaattattattattagtgttcaCTTGACTTT
It encodes the following:
- the spryd4 gene encoding SPRY domain-containing protein 4, with protein sequence MASSRNVARVYLLVGRTVTRTLSTQHRQTTNLPARRLFATSTKNSLQFRLDERTAHSSLDIFKKDTGVIYRMLGLDPSHVQTNPERFRDWAVVFGDGKISSGRHYWEVTVKKSQEFRVGVAEELMSRDDCVGTSSSSWVFGYAQRKWFTMTNNKIVPVSLVGKPDRVGILLDFEAGLLGLVDPERPRIIHAMSSQFKTPLCPAFGLWDGELITHSGMDEPQGLKR